The genome window GATGCCCTGGCTCCTCTGCCATTGTCGTCgtcaccactgccaccaccgCTGCCGCCACCACAATCTGCTGTCCAAAATCCCTCCTCTCACCTTTGGGCTTCTCAGTGTGGGCCTCCTCCCTGGGGCCTCAGCTGTCTTCTGGCTCTGCAGGTAGGAGCAGAGGTGTAGGAGTTGGTGCTGGCTGAAGAAGAGTTCTGGGGGGATAGGTGTGACCTGAGAAGCCCTCTGGCAAGGGGTATTTCCACTTTTTCCTGAAGACCACCCATCCCATTCCTCCTCCTGCAGCATATCTTGGTCCTGGCTtctctgctctgtgcctcccacCTGCTCCTGCTTCAAGGACTCCCGCCAGGAGAgctctcttcctcccctgcccagCTCTTGGCCTCCAGCTTCTTTTCCTGTGGTGTGTCCACCATCCTGCAAATTTGGATCGGCAGCAGGTGAGGGGAACTCCCTGAAGAGAAGGGGGCGGGGtcccacgtgtgtgtgtgtgtgtatgtgtgtgtgtgtgtgtgtgtactcgtGTGAGTGTGGGAGAGGCCTGAGGAGTCCTTTCAGCTGCTGCGTTTCCAGACCTGCCAGGGCTGCTGTTCCTACAGGCTGCCTCTTGTCCAGGCTCCATCCTTAGAGTTCCTTGTCCCTGCTCTGGTGCTGACCCAGAAGTTACCTCTGGCCATCCAGACCCCTGGAAActgtgagcacagagccagggcaaggggtgagggtggggtggggtaccAATCTGAGCCTCCGGGTGTACGTGGGTGCTGGATTGAGAGCAGGCGGGGATGGGAACCACCAGGCTGTGGGGGCTTGGAGCTGTGCCAAGCACCAGCTAGGACTGTAGAACACTGGGGTTCTGTCCCGCTTACCGCTGTCCTCTCCACACCCCCAACTTGTCCCTGTCCCAGCCTCCCTTGTGCTGCGCCGGTGTGGGGGGCCTGGCTGCCCTGGCCTGGCGCTCTGGAACACTTCTCTCCGAGAGGTGAGTGCCTGGGGAtggagggcaggagggctggaggtgatggcagggaggaggaggttcTTGTTTCCAGCTGGTGGGGACTGAGATGGTCTGGGGGAAGGAGCGAGGGCAGAGGCCCACCCCTAAGAATTCATCAAGAAGTCCAGGCCTAAGTCAACTCCGTTGAGCAGAACGCTccccctttgttctttttcttggctCCTCCAGGTGTCCGGGGCTGTGGTGGTATCTGGGCTGCTGCAGGGCACGCTGGGGCTGTTGGGGGGTCCTGGCCACTTGTTCCCCCACTGTGGGCCCCTGGTGCTGGCCCCCAGCCTGGTGGTGGCAGGGTTCTCTGCCCACAGGGAGGTGGCCCTCTTCTGCTCTACTCACTGGGGCCTGGCCTTGCTGTACGTAAGTCCTGAGAGGTGTGGGGTGGTGACCAGAGGGCTGTGCGggacctggggggcggggggagagcagCTGGCCCTACCCAACTCAGCAGCCATCTGAGCAGGGCCAGACTCTTGTGGATTTGGAGTCCAGGATTTTGGCTGGATTCGTTTGGTCTCCCTGGCTTTTACACTATCCCCCGCTAACCTCCCCCCAAGacatcctccttcctctcttctctgggACCCCTTTTAACGAATTATTCCGTTCTTACCTCTATCACCCGACACAGGAGGCCTGCTTCCTCTTGCTCCTAAAACTCCTTCTCTCTCCTAGGCTTATCCTGCTCGTGGTGGTCTGTTCTCAGCACCTGGGCTCCTGCCAGGTACCCCCGTGCCCCTGGCGGCCAGCTTCAAACTCTTCACCCCACACTCCCATTCCTGTCTTCCGGCTCTTCTCGGTATGTGAGAGTCTGGCCAGGGGCAGATGAGGGGAGAAGGAATGGCATAGAATGCTCGCTCAGCCTGCTATCTTTTAGCTTCTGTCTACCCCTCAAAGGCTGGCCTGGAAGGTTCTGGGGAGGGGTTCTTTCCTACCTCAGTTTTTGCCCCTCAGGTACTGGTGCCGGTGGCCTGTGTGTGGATCATCTCTGCGCTTCTGGGGCTGCGCCTCATCCCTCTAGAGCTGGCTGCATCCCCCAAGGCACCATGGGTCTGGCTGCCTCACCCAGGTAGGTTCGTTCTTCGTCCTCCATCCTCATTTCTTTGGACTCAAGATTTAGGGAATTTCATTTCTGAATTAAATCCTGTGTTTTCTCAAAACACACGGGGGAGAGAAATTGCCAGTCTGAGGGGGGCAATGGCAGCCCCTTGCCACGGGTGTTTTTTGGGGGTGTGAAGAGACATCTGCAGGCCCACCGCTCCCTGTTGATACTCCTTACCCAACTTACACCTTTGTGCTACCTCCCCCCACAGGCATTTGAGTTGGTGACCTACATATACAAATTGCTTTTGAGGCGTTGTGTACAAAAGTTGTTCATTCGTCGATTTAACAGAGGTCTGTGGTGTGCTGATTTTGTGCTGGGCATGTGATAGGGGACGTGGTGATAAATATGACACAGTACCGATACCCCTGAAGCTTATATCTGCTGGGGAATGCAGATCCTGATTAAATAGTCACCCAAGTAAATGTAAAATTGCATGTGGCAGGTGTGATAATGGGGAAATACCTTGTGTAATGACAGCTTATCATGGAGACTCTGTATTTGAGACATCAGGAAAAGTATTCTTGAGGAAGTGATCTCTGAGCTGAGATGTGAGAGATGAGTAGGAGCTAACAGAGTGAAGGCCAGGGAGAAGAGCGTTCTAGGAGGGagaacagcacatgcaaaggccctgtggtagcCAGCAACACACCTAGTACAAAGGGCCTGAAACAAGGCCAGTATATCTGGAGTGAAGGGAGTGAGGCAGAGTGTGGTGAGACATGACGCCTTGTAGACCATGGTAAAGGGAAGAGTTTCTCCTGGGTTTATTGGTTTTGTCGCAAGAGATTGTCTTCAAAGACAATGGGGTCTCAAGGATTCCTGTGGCACAAAACCTTGGAGGCAGGGAGGTGCTCCAGCCTTGGGTCTGGCCCCAACAcagctctttctccctccccagctGAGTGGACCTGGCCCTTGCTGACACCCAGGGCTCTGGCTGCAGGCATCTCCATGGCTTTGGCAGCCTCCACCAGCTCCCTGGGCTGCTATGCCCTGTGTGGCCGGCTGTTGCAATTGCCTTCGCCCCCTCCACATGCGTGCAGCCGAGGGCTGAGCCTGGAGGGTCTGGGCAGTGTGCTGGCCGGGAtgttggggagcccaatgggcaCTGCATCCAGCTTCCCCAACGTGGGCACAGTGAGTCTTATCCAGGTATGTGtgtgagggtgggggcaggggagcaggagatGTGGGCGATGGGGGGACACTCGTGCcgcctggttgccacctgcatcctGCACTCTGTCACGCTCGCCACCTCAACTATCTCATTTAGGGAGGTGCCTAGAAGTGGAAAGGGGCTAGGAGTGTGAGGAAGACACTAAGCCACCGTtccattccttctcttccttgggCTGGGAGTTGGTGAGATCAAGTCTTATAAAGTCCCTGCTCTCTTGGGCACttcagagagggaaaggcagacaatttaaggaaaaatgtaaGATAATTTCAGAGTGATAGGTGCTATCAAGAAAACAAagcggggaaaaaaaaaagaaaacaaagcaggtaaaaattaaaaataaagtctttaaaaacaagaaagaaaacaaagcagggtAGTTGTGGGATAGTGGTTGAGAAAAGGAGGACCCTTCAGGTAGAGTCCTTCTTGGACTCTTGGGTCCCATTTGAGTTGGGATCCAAATGATGAGATGGGCCAGCCAGGCAAAaactttgaagagttttgtttGAATAGGTGGCTGTGTCTTCCAGCATGTCTCCTCCCCCTAGGCGGGATCTCGGAGAGTGGCACACTTGGCGGGGCTGCTGTGCGTGGGGCTTGGGCTCTCCCCGAGGCTGGCCCAGCTCCTCACCGCCATCCCGCTGCCTGTGCTTGGTGAGTGGACGTATCAGCGGGTCTGGTATTGAACCAgcactcccctccccctccaggatGGCCCAGCTGGTTGCTTGAGGCTGGCTGGCACCCTCTCTTTCTGAACAGCCCCCCTGACACGGATAGCAGTGAGCTATCATTTTCCCCAGCCCAACGTCTTGGCCTCTTCAGTGGGCTTTTGGCGTAACTGGAAAATGAGTTGTCTGTCTCCATCCCAACCTGCCCCGCCCCGCAGtcctccctgccctgccagcCCTTCCCAACCCCCTTGGTTACTTCCCTACGAGACAGGTGGGGTACTTGGGGTGACCCAGGCCGTGGTTCTGTCTACTGGATTCTCCAGCTTCCACCTGGCTGACATTGACTCTGGGCGGAATGTCTTCATTGTTGGCTTCTCCATCTTCATGGCCCTGCTGCTGCCAAGATGGCTTCGAGAAGCCCCGGTCCTGATGAGcacaggtgggaggaggagggatgggaagaggaggagaccCAGGGCTGGAGGCTTCGGGGCTTGGAGGCTCTGTGGACTCCAGGTCCCACACCCTTTCCTAGGCTGCGGTGTAAATAGTTCATCCCTTCgtatagcaaatatttatcaagcatcaGATAAGCCCCTTGGGATACAAAGGTGCCTCCAGAGGTTACAGTCTAGTAAAAGAGAGAAGAGCTATGTACAACTATAACAGGAAAGGGTCAGATAAGGAGCTGGGGTGCTCAGCGGTGAGAGAGAGTTTCTGTTTAAGATGATCCAAGTTAGGTTTTACGGAGAAAGTAACATTTTGCTGGTTTGAAGGATGGTAAGATCTGAACGTACTTAGTGAGAGGAAGCTTGTTTCCGATGGGGGAGCCATCATAAACAACAACCTAGATGTAAGAAGTCATAGGGTATGTCCAGGGAGCAGCAAATACCTTAGTTTGTTAGTGCAGCCTAGCTAATAGCAGTGGCACTCAACAGGAGGATTTCCCCCTGCAGGAAATatccagagacatttttggttgctaCAAAAAAAGGAGGAGATTGTTATTGGCACTTAGTAGGTACAGGGATGATGTTaagcatcctacaatgcacaagacagGCCCCCTCAAAGAGCtatctggtccaaaatgtcaGTAAGTATTGAGGTTGAGAAAACCAGGCTAGAGCATGGAAGGTAAGAAGTGGGGAGCAAGATTGgggcatttatatatttatttgtaagatcgatttatttttattttagagagagggagagagaaggtgcTAGTGGGGGAGgggctaagggagagggagagagtccacaagcagactccccattaagctgggagcctgggagcaggcttgaccccaggaccctgagatcattatctgagccaaaaccgaggGTCGGCTGCTTAATCAagtgaaccatccaggtgccccatggttGGGGCTTTTAATATCAAACTTTCCAGAGCCTGGAACTATCAAAATATATCTGGAGGGCCTGTGGATGGTCAGAAGACAGGATGATGGGCTGGGATCTTGTGGGAAGGGCCTAGATGAGGGAAATACAGAGTTGGGGGGCAAAGGCCGGGGGAGACGAGATAACAATTCAGAAAGACCTGTTCTCAGCCTGAGATTTAGATTTAGGTATAGAAATAGAAGATTCTTTGACCCTGCATAGGATCAGAGTTCCCCTCCTGCCTGGCCCCAACCCTCTGTAGGCTGGAGCCCCTTGGATGTGTTACTGCGCTCGCTGCTCACAGAGCCCATCTTCCTGGCAGGACTCTTGGGCTTCCTCTTAGAGAACACCATTCCCGGTAAGTTGAGGCCAGGCCCCAGCACAGTGGGGGAGTAGCCAGGATGTTCTCACTCCCTGGATGGGGCAATGGCCTGACCAACGTTTCTTTTGCAGGTACAAGGCTTGAGCGAGGCCTAGGTCAAGGGATGCCATCTCCTTTTGCTGCCCCAAAGGCTCAGATGCCTGAGAAGTCCAGGGAGAAGGGTGCCAAAGAGTACGAGCTTCCTTTCCCCATCCAAAAGTTGCATCCCTGCATCCCCCAGCCCCTCCGTTGCCTCTGCCCGCTGCCTGAAAACCCTGGGAATGAGGAAGGAGGGCCCTCTGAGCCAGGAGAGACAGCCGACTTGTTGCCTGGCTTTGGGGAGCAGTGTCCTGAGTCTAGCAGAGAACTTGGGTCCCAGTGATTACCAGGACTCCTATTCCTGCCCTGGTTAGTTTAGCCCTAACTCCCAGCTTGCTGGAGACTCAGCTCCCAGGTTCTAATTTCTCCTAGAAAGAGGtgtagaggtgtgtgtgtgtgtatgtgtgtgagaaatGGGCCCATCTAAAGCTCATTTCTCGATAGGTGTGTtgcctttccttcttttaattagGCCTAACTTCAGGCGGGGGCCATGGTTTAGTGGGCCAGGAATGAACGAATGAGATTCTGCATGTTGAACTATCTATAGTCGAACCCCAGCattcacttaagaaatatttattgaaggcctcccatgggacacccaggtggcttgggggttgagcgcctgccttcagcccagggtgtgatcctggagtccagggatcgagccccacatggggctccctgcagggagtctgcttctccctctgcctgtgtctctgcctctctctctctctctctctctctctctctgtgtgtctctcatgaataaataaaatcttaaaaaagaaaaagaaaaagaaaaagaaaaaaggtcttCCATGTGCAAGGTCCTGGAATTACAGATATGGATAAAACACAGTCCCTGCCTTCTTTAAGGTACTTACCATTTAAAAAGACTTATGTAAtcactaactaaaatttaaggCAAAAGGCAGtctataataaacattaaaacaatGCTATGGGAGCAAAAACGAAGCAACAATGAATTCTGACCATGGATAGGGGCAAACAAAAGCAGCACCGAGGCTGGCCTCGACACGAGGAGGATTTTGGGTTGTGGAAAGTGAATGTGGAGACTATTTCAGGCCCAGGTATTCAGCAGAAACAGAACCATCAGTTGTACAGAGCAGATAATGAGTTGTGGGGCTTCAGGTTTCTCCGTGGTGAGGGGGCACGCGCATGGGGTTAAGCGGAAGGAGAAATATGGGATGAAGGCCGACCGTGGGGTTTGTGGGTGAAGACCCCCTCAAACAATTTGAGTGCTAGCGAGGACCAGAGAGACTATCTAGTGAATTTCAAccccctcatttaaaaaatttatttgtaaggaTTGTATTTGtttgaggggagaggggcagagggagaggaagaagcagactccctgctgagcaaggacctCGGAGGTGGACTTGGGGCTCGGTCCCagcaccctgaaatcatgacctgagctgaaggcagactcttaactgggCCAGGCATGCGCccctcctcatttaaaaaaaaaaaaaattgaaaaaaaaaaaaaaaaaaattggttggaCAGGTGCGGGCGGTAAGTGTCCTGAGCTGCCGACAGGGCCACACCCGGGGAGCCCTCCCGGGCTCGGTGCAGGGCCCTCTTCCCGCGCCCGCGCGCCTCCGAGGGGCGCCGCCCCGCTCCCCGAGCGCTCCTCCCGCTCCCCTGCCCCGAGCCCCAgatgccccgcccccgccgggccccgcccccgcccccgccccccgcccgagAGGCCTCCACTCTAGGCCTTTGGGTTGGCGCGGGCCGGCCTGCAGCGGGGAGGCCGGGAGCTGTCGCGGCCGCTCACGGTAGGCGGCGTCGGGGGACtcggggccgggcccggggcggggcggcgcggcgaGGGGCCGCCGGGACCCCGCGGGCTCGCAGGCTCGGGCTGGCGGCCCCGGAGCGCGGCggcgggcctgcggggcggggcggggcggggcggggcgggcgcgggagCCGCGCGTGCGCAGCCCGCCTGCTGGCGGCGAGGCGGGGCTTGGGGGGCCGCCGGGCGGGGGGCTCCTCGGTCCCCGGGGGCGGGCCGTCGGCTTCGTCACCGCGGGGGGTCCCGAGCCGCGTCCCGGGGCCGCCGGCGCTGTGACGTGCAAAGGCGGACGGCGAAGGCCCTGGCAGCGAAGGCGGGGGCGACTGCGCCGGCCgggcccccgggggtgggggggctgcgtACCGGGCGCGAGGCTCGGGCCCCGCCGCAGGGAGGGTGCGGCCCCGCCCGCGCGGTCGCGGGCCGGCTGCCCCCTGCAGGATGGTGAGGGAACTGCGCCGGGAGCGGGCCCTCTGCGTCGTGCAAGAATAATAAACGGGTGCGTGTAGGTAACGTGGCGGGTACGGACGGCCTTGAAGGGAGAAACAGGACGCGATGCAGAGCCTTGGACTCAGTGGGACGCGCTGGGCGGGCGCAGCCAACGCCAGGTCTGGAGCTGAATGTCTCAGACCTTCCTATGGGGCCTGTGGATCTCGggcacagttttaaaaaattttattaattaacttttaaaattttatttttattaatttttaagtttattttatttgagttcaatttgccaacgtatagcataacacccagtgctcatcccgccaagtgtcccccccagtgctcgtcacccagtcaccccccccccacctccccttccaccacccccttgttcgtttcctagagttaggtgtctctcatgttttgtcaccctcactgatattttcactcatttttaaattcttccctcgcaggtgtttgggtggctcagtgggtgaagcgtctgctgtcagctggggtcatgatcccacggtcctgggattcagtcccataTTGGGGCTCCCTTCTCaatgcggagtctgcttctctctccactcctcccccttttttttctctctcgaataaatacatttttaattttttaattttttaaaaaatttattcatgagagacacacagagaggcagagacacagggagagggagaagcagggaacctgatgcgagactccatccctggactctgggatcctgacctgagtcaaaggcagacgctcaaccactgagccctccaggtatcccatttttaaaacaaataaataaactcctcccctgtcccccaaacaggaccaaaaaacaaacaaaacaaaacaaaaacacaaccccACAACAACAAACAACCCAACCAATTCAGTTTGAGGGTTTTGAGCTCCCAGGCTTTCCAAAGTGATGGACCAGGGAAATCAACCCAATTTGGGCCACTCTTAGGGAGCACCCTGCAGAGTCCTACAGGGACAGGCAACCTCACTTGTTCCCTGAATCTGTGACCTTTGGCAATGTGGAACTCTAGTGAGGACTGGCTTAATCATTCCAAGATCTCCTCCCCGTGGGAAACGACTGTCGTCCCATCCTCCAAACACAAGGTTTTGAGGCTGCTGCAAATAAAAATCGCTGTACATATTTACTTTTCACCCAACTACGGGCTGCACACATGAAGTTTTGTTACAGGGCCATACTTCAAAAGCTAAATTATGGTTGGAAGAATGACTGGAGGAACAGAACTATGCTAGATGTGTGAATGAAATGCAAGGAATTTCATTCACTTTGTATTTATAGActgaaaaaatgaagagaatggtATCACTCTGCCCCCTGcttccccccacacacagaaAAAATGACCAAACTTCCT of Canis lupus baileyi chromosome 36, mCanLup2.hap1, whole genome shotgun sequence contains these proteins:
- the SLC23A3 gene encoding solute carrier family 23 member 3 isoform X1, coding for MSRSPHHPIQLRSMDLQDALAPLPLSSSPLPPPLPPPQSAVQNPSSHLWASQCGPPPWGLSCLLALQHILVLASLLCASHLLLLQGLPPGELSSSPAQLLASSFFSCGVSTILQIWIGSRLPLVQAPSLEFLVPALVLTQKLPLAIQTPGNSSLVLRRCGGPGCPGLALWNTSLREVSGAVVVSGLLQGTLGLLGGPGHLFPHCGPLVLAPSLVVAGFSAHREVALFCSTHWGLALLLILLVVVCSQHLGSCQVPPCPWRPASNSSPHTPIPVFRLFSVLVPVACVWIISALLGLRLIPLELAASPKAPWVWLPHPAEWTWPLLTPRALAAGISMALAASTSSLGCYALCGRLLQLPSPPPHACSRGLSLEGLGSVLAGMLGSPMGTASSFPNVGTVSLIQAGSRRVAHLAGLLCVGLGLSPRLAQLLTAIPLPVLGGVLGVTQAVVLSTGFSSFHLADIDSGRNVFIVGFSIFMALLLPRWLREAPVLMSTGWSPLDVLLRSLLTEPIFLAGLLGFLLENTIPGTRLERGLGQGMPSPFAAPKAQMPEKSREKGAKEYELPFPIQKLHPCIPQPLRCLCPLPENPGNEEGGPSEPGETADLLPGFGEQCPESSRELGSQ
- the SLC23A3 gene encoding solute carrier family 23 member 3 isoform X7; protein product: MSRSPHHPIQLRSMDLQDALAPLPLSSSPLPPPLPPPQSAVQNPSSHLWASQCGPPPWGLSCLLALQHILVLASLLCASHLLLLQGLPPGELSSSPAQLLASSFFSCGVSTILQIWIGSRLPLVQAPSLEFLVPALVLTQKLPLAIQTPGNSSLVLRRCGGPGCPGLALWNTSLREVSGAVVVSGLLQGTLGLLGGPGHLFPHCGPLVLAPSLVVAGFSAHREVALFCSTHWGLALLTWAPARYPRAPGGQLQTLHPTLPFLSSGSSRYSWLHPPRHHGSGCLTQAGSRRVAHLAGLLCVGLGLSPRLAQLLTAIPLPVLGGVLGVTQAVVLSTGFSSFHLADIDSGRNVFIVGFSIFMALLLPRWLREAPVLMSTGWSPLDVLLRSLLTEPIFLAGLLGFLLENTIPGTRLERGLGQGMPSPFAAPKAQMPEKSREKGAKEYELPFPIQKLHPCIPQPLRCLCPLPENPGNEEGGPSEPGETADLLPGFGEQCPESSRELGSQ
- the SLC23A3 gene encoding solute carrier family 23 member 3 isoform X2, with amino-acid sequence MSRSPHHPIQLRSMDLQDALAPLPLSSSPLPPPLPPPQSAVQNPSSHLWASQCGPPPWGLSCLLALQHILVLASLLCASHLLLLQGLPPGELSSSPAQLLASSFFSCGVSTILQIWIGSRLPLVQAPSLEFLVPALVLTQKLPLAIQTPGNSSLVLRRCGGPGCPGLALWNTSLREVSGAVVVSGLLQGTLGLLGGPGHLFPHCGPLVLAPSLVVAGFSAHREVALFCSTHWGLALLLILLVVVCSQHLGSCQVPPCPWRPASNSSPHTPIPVFRLFSVLVPVACVWIISALLGLRLIPLELAASPKAPWVWLPHPAEWTWPLLTPRALAAGISMALAASTSSLGCYALCGRLLQLPSPPPHACSRGLSLEGLGSVLAGMLGSPMGTASSFPNVGTVSLIQAGSRRVAHLAGLLCVGLGLSPRLAQLLTAIPLPVLGGVLGVTQAVVLSTGFSSFHLADIDSGRNVFIVGFSIFMALLLPRWLREAPVLMSTGLLGFLLENTIPGTRLERGLGQGMPSPFAAPKAQMPEKSREKGAKEYELPFPIQKLHPCIPQPLRCLCPLPENPGNEEGGPSEPGETADLLPGFGEQCPESSRELGSQ
- the SLC23A3 gene encoding solute carrier family 23 member 3 isoform X6; its protein translation is MSRSPHHPIQLRSMDLQDALAPLPLSSSPLPPPLPPPQSAVQNPSSHLWASQCGPPPWGLSCLLALQHILVLASLLCASHLLLLQGLPPGELSSSPAQLLASSFFSCGVSTILQIWIGSRLPLVQAPSLEFLVPALVLTQKLPLAIQTPGNSSLVLRRCGGPGCPGLALWNTSLREVSGAVVVSGLLQGTLGLLGGPGHLFPHCGPLVLAPSLVVAGFSAHREVALFCSTHWGLALLLILLVVVCSQHLGSCQVPPCPWRPASNSSPHTPIPVFRLFSVLVPVACVWIISALLGLRLIPLELAASPKAPWVWLPHPAEWTWPLLTPRALAAGISMALAASTSSLGCYALCGRLLQLPSPPPHACSRGLSLEGLGSVLAGMLGSPMGTASSFPNVGTVSLIQAGSRRVAHLAGLLCVGLGLSPRLAQLLTAIPLPVLGGVLGVTQAVVLSTGFSSFHLADIDSGRNVFIVGFSIFMALLLPRWLREAPVLMSTGNIQRHFWLLQKKEEIVIGT
- the SLC23A3 gene encoding solute carrier family 23 member 3 isoform X3, yielding MSRSPHHPIQLRSMDLQDALAPLPLSSSPLPPPLPPPQSAVQNPSSHLWASQCGPPPWGLSCLLALQHILVLASLLCASHLLLLQGLPPGELSSSPAQLLASSFFSCGVSTILQIWIGSRLPLVQAPSLEFLVPALVLTQKLPLAIQTPGNWRWPSSALLTGAWPCCTLILLVVVCSQHLGSCQVPPCPWRPASNSSPHTPIPVFRLFSVLVPVACVWIISALLGLRLIPLELAASPKAPWVWLPHPAEWTWPLLTPRALAAGISMALAASTSSLGCYALCGRLLQLPSPPPHACSRGLSLEGLGSVLAGMLGSPMGTASSFPNVGTVSLIQAGSRRVAHLAGLLCVGLGLSPRLAQLLTAIPLPVLGGVLGVTQAVVLSTGFSSFHLADIDSGRNVFIVGFSIFMALLLPRWLREAPVLMSTGWSPLDVLLRSLLTEPIFLAGLLGFLLENTIPGTRLERGLGQGMPSPFAAPKAQMPEKSREKGAKEYELPFPIQKLHPCIPQPLRCLCPLPENPGNEEGGPSEPGETADLLPGFGEQCPESSRELGSQ
- the SLC23A3 gene encoding solute carrier family 23 member 3 isoform X4, producing the protein MSRSPHHPIQLRSMDLQDALAPLPLSSSPLPPPLPPPQSAVQNPSSHLWASQCGPPPWGLSCLLALQHILVLASLLCASHLLLLQGLPPGELSSSPAQLLASSFFSCGVSTILQIWIGSRLPLVQAPSLEFLVPALVLTQKLPLAIQTPGNSSLVLRRCGGPGCPGLALWNTSLREHLGSCQVPPCPWRPASNSSPHTPIPVFRLFSVLVPVACVWIISALLGLRLIPLELAASPKAPWVWLPHPAEWTWPLLTPRALAAGISMALAASTSSLGCYALCGRLLQLPSPPPHACSRGLSLEGLGSVLAGMLGSPMGTASSFPNVGTVSLIQAGSRRVAHLAGLLCVGLGLSPRLAQLLTAIPLPVLGGVLGVTQAVVLSTGFSSFHLADIDSGRNVFIVGFSIFMALLLPRWLREAPVLMSTGWSPLDVLLRSLLTEPIFLAGLLGFLLENTIPGTRLERGLGQGMPSPFAAPKAQMPEKSREKGAKEYELPFPIQKLHPCIPQPLRCLCPLPENPGNEEGGPSEPGETADLLPGFGEQCPESSRELGSQ
- the SLC23A3 gene encoding solute carrier family 23 member 3 isoform X5, translating into MSRSPHHPIQLRSMDLQDALAPLPLSSSPLPPPLPPPQSAVQNPSSHLWASQCGPPPWGLSCLLALQHILVLASLLCASHLLLLQGLPPGELSSSPAQLLASSFFSCGVSTILQIWIGSRLPLVQAPSLEFLVPALVLTQKLPLAIQTPGNSSLVLRRCGGPGCPGLALWNTSLREVSGAVVVSGLLQGTLGLLGGPGHLFPHCGPLVLAPSLVVAGFSAHREVALFCSTHWGLALLLILLVVVCSQHLGSCQVPPCPWRPASNSSPHTPIPVFRLFSVLVPVACVWIISALLGLRLIPLELAASPKAPWVWLPHPAEWTWPLLTPRALAAGISMALAASTSSLGCYALCGRLLQLPSPPPHACSRGLSLEGLGSVLAGMLGSPMGTASSFPNVGTVSLIQAGSRRVAHLAGLLCVGLGLSPRLAQLLTAIPLPVLGGVLGVTQAVVLSTGFSSFHLADIDSGRNVFIVGFSIFMALLLPRWLREAPVLMSTGSEFPSCLAPTLCRLEPLGCVTALAAHRAHLPGRTLGLPLREHHSRYKA